The Bacteroidota bacterium nucleotide sequence TTTTGTTTTCTGGATATAGTTCAATAACTTTTTTACAACATCTAATCGACTCATCATATTTTTGGAGCGAAAAACAAGTAAGTGCCTTTTCAGATAAAGCAACTAGATTGTTTTTGTCGAATTCTAGTGCTTGGTCGTATTTGGCAATGGCAGCTTCATAGTCGCCTTTGTCATGCAAAATAATCCCTTCATTCACATATTTTTCAGCAGTGTTTTTGTCTTGGGCTAATAGCATAGTAGTCGCACAAGAAATTAAGAGTAATAAAAGAGTTTTTTTCATTTTAGTTTATATTATAATTGGTGTTGTCCATTGGGTATAATCTAGTTTATCGAATATTTTTTCTGCTGTATATATTTTGGCCATTATTGTTAGTTATTTCGTGCTGTTGCGAGTTCCGAAGCCTCGGAATAATTTGACAAATATAATTACAAATCAAACGATTTCCCCACCATCACCGATTTCATACTTACGGGCGGAGCAATTAATCCCCCAGCTTTTAATTGTGTGCTGGATTAGTCCCCTTTCTTTTGGACTATTATATATTGAATTTCGTTATAAATGGATTTAAGGTTCTTTCAAAAAAATTCATAGGAGGTTGGCATGATAATAAATAATTTTGAAAATATTCAGACTGTTACCCTAAGAAATGGGTTATGGATTATGCTGCCATAAGATATGGGATTCGAGTTCCCATGCAGCTTGATAAGCCATCTCTCGTGGGTCGGGAGGTGGTTTTTTTTGACAATCCATTAGCACCCCACAAAAAAAGCACCCTCTCAGGTGCTTTATAATTTCTAACAAAAAGTATGATAGTCTTATTTCACTTTCTCAACCACCGCTTTAAAAGCTTCTGGATGATTCATGGCTAAGTCGGCCAATACTTTACGGTTCAATTCCAAACCATTTTTGTGAAGTTTACCCATCAATACAGAATAAGACATTCCGTGGATTCTAGCTCCTGCATTGATACGTACAATCCATAATGAACGGAAGTTACGTTTTTTGGTTTTACGGTCGCGGTAGGCATAAGTTAAGCCTTTTTCAACTGCGTTTTTAGCAATGGTCCAAACATTACTACGAGTTCCCCAATAGCCTTTGGCCATTTTAAGAATTCTTTTTCTGCGGGCTTTACTGGCCGCATGGTTTACCGATCTTGGCATAGTATATTATATATTAGTTGGTTGGGGCGGCAGCAACACTGTACTACACTTGCTTTCTGATAAAGAAGCCCTTTTCCGGTTTTTCTTAATTACTTCCCTATAGCTAACAACCTACGAACATTGCCCATATCGGCATCATTCACAATTCCTTTGTGGGTAAGGCGGCGTTTACGTTTAGTACTTTTTTTGGTAAGTATATGACTCTTGTATGCATGGGCCATTTTTACTTTGCCTGAGCCTGTTATTTTAAAACGTTTTTTGGCTCCTGAATTTGTCTTTTGCTTTGGCATCGTGGTATTTTATATTTTATAGTTATTGTTTTTTATTTTCTATCCCCGTCTGCTGCCAGTCTATCCCCGTCTATCCCCGTCTGCTGCCAGTCTATCCCCGTCTGCTTTAGCTGACGGCCATAACCCTACGGTTACTTCGCTACCTTCCCTTTTGGCGACATCAGTAGGAACATTTTCTTTCCTTCTAATTTTGGTAATTGCTCCACTTTGCCCACCTCACTTAGGTCTTGTGCAAATTGAAGTAATAATACCTCGCCACGTTCTTTATATACAATCGATCTTCCGCGGAAGAATACATAAGCTCTCACTTTGCTTCCTTCCTGCAAAAAGGTTTTGGCATGGTTAAGCTTGAAATTAAAATCATGCTCATCAGTATTCGGGCCGAAACGTATTTCTTTGATTACGTTCTTCACAGAGTTAGCCTTCAACTCTTTTTGCTTCTTCTTTTGCTCGTATAAGTATTTATTGTAATCAACA carries:
- the rplT gene encoding 50S ribosomal protein L20; the protein is MPRSVNHAASKARRKRILKMAKGYWGTRSNVWTIAKNAVEKGLTYAYRDRKTKKRNFRSLWIVRINAGARIHGMSYSVLMGKLHKNGLELNRKVLADLAMNHPEAFKAVVEKVK
- the rpmI gene encoding 50S ribosomal protein L35, producing MPKQKTNSGAKKRFKITGSGKVKMAHAYKSHILTKKSTKRKRRLTHKGIVNDADMGNVRRLLAIGK
- the infC gene encoding translation initiation factor IF-3 encodes the protein MKKKEELFRINKRITAWEVRLVGDNVEQGIYSAKDALAIAEEQGVDLVEISPNAEPPVCKVVDYNKYLYEQKKKQKELKANSVKNVIKEIRFGPNTDEHDFNFKLNHAKTFLQEGSKVRAYVFFRGRSIVYKERGEVLLLQFAQDLSEVGKVEQLPKLEGKKMFLLMSPKGKVAK